In a genomic window of Corynebacterium lizhenjunii:
- the treS gene encoding maltose alpha-D-glucosyltransferase, whose amino-acid sequence MSTSTPKRSQTPKWYATAVFYQALVHAFQDSNADGIGDLRGLISRLDYLAWLGIDCLWLPPFYLSPMRDDGYDIADYYAVDPRYGTMADMEELIAAAHARGIRVVTDLALNHTSDQHAWFQASRRDPSGPYGDYYVWGDDPQRYPEIRVIFNDTEESNWAWDPVRQQYYFHRFYSHQPDLNYDCPSVHREVFKIIRFWMRKGIDGFRLDAIPYLYERDGVGGESLPETLHFIEQVRALVDAEFPDALIIAEANQPPAQTMEFFGAGNRVHMVFNFPVMPALFAALATGSAAGVYDVLDKLPELPAGCQWGTFLRNHDELTLEMVPPEVREVMYAAYMPDPRAKANDGIARRLAPLVGGDCRKLELMFSLLFSLPGAPFIYYGDEIGMGEDITLPDRHAVRTPMQWEEGPGAGFSTAAPQWPIVGGTSVAAQRAEEDSLLHFVRGLIAQRKAHPELALAPYEPVETGVDAVFAFQRGSLLCVHNFGAEAVDLGPVELGPFGWAWIPVE is encoded by the coding sequence GTGAGCACATCGACGCCCAAGCGGTCGCAGACTCCCAAGTGGTACGCCACCGCGGTGTTTTATCAGGCCCTGGTGCACGCTTTTCAGGACTCCAACGCCGACGGTATTGGGGATCTGCGCGGGCTGATCTCCCGGCTAGACTACCTGGCGTGGCTGGGCATCGACTGTCTATGGCTGCCGCCGTTTTATCTCTCCCCCATGCGCGATGATGGCTACGATATTGCGGACTACTACGCCGTGGATCCGCGCTATGGAACCATGGCGGACATGGAGGAGCTCATCGCCGCCGCCCATGCGCGCGGGATTCGGGTGGTCACTGACCTGGCGCTGAACCACACTTCCGACCAGCACGCGTGGTTTCAGGCCTCGCGCCGCGACCCGTCGGGCCCCTATGGGGATTACTACGTATGGGGCGATGATCCGCAGCGCTATCCAGAGATTCGGGTCATTTTCAATGACACGGAGGAGTCCAATTGGGCCTGGGATCCGGTGCGCCAGCAGTACTACTTCCACCGCTTCTATTCCCACCAGCCGGATTTGAACTATGACTGCCCGTCGGTGCACCGAGAGGTCTTCAAGATCATCCGTTTTTGGATGCGCAAGGGTATAGACGGTTTCCGTTTGGATGCCATCCCGTACCTTTATGAGCGCGATGGCGTGGGCGGAGAGTCCCTCCCGGAGACCCTGCACTTCATCGAGCAGGTGCGTGCCCTGGTGGATGCTGAGTTTCCCGATGCCCTGATTATCGCCGAGGCCAATCAACCTCCCGCGCAGACTATGGAGTTCTTTGGCGCGGGCAACCGGGTGCACATGGTGTTCAACTTCCCAGTCATGCCAGCTTTGTTTGCGGCGCTGGCTACCGGCAGCGCGGCCGGGGTTTACGACGTGTTGGATAAGCTGCCGGAGCTTCCCGCGGGCTGCCAGTGGGGGACGTTTCTGCGCAACCACGACGAGCTCACGCTAGAGATGGTCCCGCCCGAGGTACGCGAGGTAATGTACGCGGCGTACATGCCAGACCCGCGGGCCAAGGCCAACGACGGCATTGCCCGGCGCTTAGCCCCGCTGGTGGGTGGGGACTGTCGGAAGCTGGAGCTAATGTTCTCCCTGCTCTTTAGCCTTCCCGGCGCGCCGTTTATCTACTACGGGGATGAGATTGGCATGGGAGAGGACATCACGCTACCCGACCGCCATGCGGTGCGCACCCCGATGCAGTGGGAGGAAGGCCCCGGCGCGGGGTTTAGTACTGCTGCCCCGCAGTGGCCGATTGTGGGTGGGACGTCGGTGGCCGCACAGCGCGCCGAGGAAGACTCGCTGCTGCACTTTGTGCGCGGACTGATTGCGCAGCGCAAGGCCCACCCCGAGCTAGCGCTTGCACCGTATGAGCCGGTGGAAACTGGAGTGGATGCCGTCTTTGCGTTCCAGCGCGGCAGCTTGTTGTGCGTACACAACTTTGGTGCGGAAGCGGTAGATTTGGGCCCAGTAGAGTTGGGCCCGTTTGGTTGGGCATGGATTCCTGTGGAGTAA
- a CDS encoding 6-phospho-beta-glucosidase produces the protein MNEVHDVRDEHGRGGQGHNAALDGPEETVALGLPEGFLWGGAVAAHQFEGGWDEGGKGPSVVDVLTAGAHGVPRRITQSIEPGEFYPNHQAIDFYHRFREDIALFAELGLKCFRTSIAWSRIFPRGDESEPNEEGLRFYDEVFDELLAHGIEPVITLSHFEMPLHLAREYGGFRNRKVVEFFERFARVCFERFGHKVTYWMTFNEINNQMNVTDPLFLWTNSGVSLHPEDNPQQVLYRTAHHCLLASARAVIAGRAINPQLRIGAMVAMIPVYPFSCHPDDVMAAEIANRERYFFPDVQIRGAYPVYALKHFAREGIDLTRDLGMEEGDAEVLRQGTVDYLGFSYYMSNTVRHDAHVDPQEVSYGSLSNSVPNPHLEASDWGWPIDPQGLRYSLNALYNRYQVPLFIVENGFGAVDEPAADGSIEDSARIDYLRSHIIALQQAVNEDGVDVLGYTPWGIIDLVSFTTGEMKKRYGMIYVDRDNSGRGSLARSKKASFEWYRQVIASRGTHL, from the coding sequence ATGAATGAAGTACATGACGTGCGCGACGAACATGGTCGCGGTGGACAAGGCCACAATGCCGCACTGGACGGGCCGGAGGAGACGGTGGCCCTTGGTTTACCGGAAGGTTTCCTCTGGGGCGGGGCGGTAGCGGCCCACCAATTTGAGGGCGGCTGGGATGAGGGCGGTAAGGGCCCCTCGGTGGTTGATGTGCTCACCGCTGGGGCGCACGGCGTGCCGCGGCGTATTACGCAAAGCATTGAACCCGGGGAGTTTTACCCCAACCACCAGGCCATTGATTTCTACCACCGTTTCCGGGAAGACATTGCACTTTTCGCCGAGTTAGGCCTGAAGTGTTTCCGCACCTCGATTGCGTGGTCGCGGATCTTCCCGCGGGGCGATGAAAGCGAGCCTAACGAAGAAGGCCTGCGTTTTTATGATGAGGTCTTCGACGAACTATTGGCCCACGGCATCGAACCCGTGATTACTCTGAGCCACTTTGAAATGCCCCTACACCTGGCCCGCGAGTACGGGGGCTTTCGCAACCGCAAGGTGGTGGAGTTCTTTGAGCGCTTCGCCCGAGTGTGCTTTGAGCGCTTTGGCCACAAGGTCACCTATTGGATGACGTTCAATGAGATCAACAACCAAATGAACGTTACCGACCCGCTGTTTTTGTGGACCAACTCCGGAGTGAGTTTGCACCCGGAGGATAACCCGCAGCAGGTGCTCTACCGTACCGCACACCACTGCTTGCTGGCTTCGGCTCGGGCGGTAATTGCCGGGCGCGCGATTAATCCGCAGCTGCGCATTGGGGCCATGGTGGCGATGATCCCGGTCTATCCCTTCAGCTGCCACCCTGACGATGTGATGGCGGCAGAGATTGCCAACCGCGAGCGCTACTTCTTCCCTGATGTCCAAATCCGCGGGGCCTACCCGGTTTATGCACTGAAGCACTTTGCCCGCGAGGGCATCGACCTGACCCGTGATCTGGGTATGGAGGAAGGCGACGCAGAAGTCTTGCGCCAAGGAACCGTGGACTACCTGGGATTTTCCTATTACATGTCCAACACGGTGCGCCACGACGCCCATGTGGATCCCCAGGAGGTCTCCTATGGCAGCCTGAGCAATTCCGTGCCCAACCCGCACCTTGAGGCGTCCGACTGGGGCTGGCCCATCGACCCCCAGGGACTGCGCTACAGCCTCAATGCGCTGTATAACCGCTACCAGGTCCCGCTGTTTATCGTCGAAAACGGTTTTGGGGCTGTTGATGAGCCCGCCGCTGACGGCTCGATTGAAGACTCCGCCCGCATTGACTACCTGCGCAGCCACATCATTGCGCTGCAACAGGCCGTTAATGAAGACGGCGTGGACGTGCTGGGATATACCCCCTGGGGCATCATTGACCTGGTCTCTTTTACTACCGGGGAGATGAAGAAGCGCTATGGGATGATCTACGTGGACCGCGATAATTCCGGCCGGGGAAGCCTCGCCCGCAGCAAGAAGGCTTCCTTCGAGTGGTACCGCCAAGTCATCGCCTCCCGGGGCACGCACCTCTAG
- a CDS encoding acyl-CoA carboxylase subunit beta, which yields MTISSSLPETTADKIAELKRRRAEAYAPLGPQAHEKVHAKGRLTARERLDYLLDEGSFVETDMLAIHRTTDFGMDAKHPVTDGIVTGWGTIDGREVCIFSQDGTVFGGALGEVYGEKMVKIQELAVTTGRPLIGLYEGAGARIQDGAVSLDWIAATFYQNIKASGVVPQISVIMGACAGGNAYSPALTDFVVMVEEKSKMFVTGPDVIKTVTGEAITQEELGGASVHMKSAGNTHYTAHSDEDALDWVHDLLSYLPANNREHAPFEEHEPATELSDADLALDSLIPDSPTQPYDVREVIEALADDGEYLEIQADYADNVVIAYGRIEGQTVGFVANQPMVFAGCLDINSSEKAARFIRTCDSFNIPIVLLVDVPGFLPGADQEHNGILRRGAKLLYAYGEATVPKITVTMRKAYGGAYCVMGSKGLGADVNLAWPTAQIAVMGAAGAVGFIYRKELKAAEAAGEDVQALAKAFEREYEDHMLNPYKAAERGLIDAVILPSETRTAIAQNLRLYADKTVARPGRKHGNIPL from the coding sequence ATGACCATTTCCTCATCTTTGCCGGAGACCACCGCGGATAAAATCGCGGAGCTCAAGCGGCGCCGTGCCGAGGCCTACGCCCCCCTGGGGCCGCAGGCACACGAGAAAGTCCACGCCAAGGGCCGCCTAACCGCCCGCGAGCGCTTGGATTATCTGCTAGACGAAGGCTCCTTTGTGGAGACAGACATGCTGGCTATCCACCGCACCACCGACTTTGGGATGGACGCCAAGCACCCCGTAACCGATGGCATTGTCACCGGCTGGGGCACTATCGACGGCCGCGAGGTCTGCATCTTTAGCCAGGATGGCACCGTCTTCGGCGGTGCTTTGGGCGAGGTCTACGGCGAGAAGATGGTCAAGATCCAAGAACTCGCCGTCACCACCGGTCGCCCCCTCATCGGCCTCTACGAAGGCGCCGGCGCGCGCATCCAAGACGGCGCGGTCTCCCTGGACTGGATTGCCGCCACCTTCTACCAGAACATCAAGGCCTCCGGCGTGGTCCCGCAGATTTCCGTCATCATGGGCGCATGTGCTGGCGGTAACGCGTACTCCCCCGCCCTGACGGACTTTGTGGTCATGGTGGAAGAAAAGTCCAAGATGTTCGTCACCGGCCCAGACGTGATTAAGACCGTTACCGGTGAGGCCATCACCCAGGAAGAACTCGGTGGCGCCAGTGTCCACATGAAGTCTGCGGGCAACACCCACTACACCGCGCACTCCGATGAGGACGCCCTGGACTGGGTCCACGATCTGCTCAGCTACCTGCCCGCAAACAACCGCGAGCACGCCCCCTTTGAGGAGCACGAGCCTGCCACTGAGCTTTCCGATGCCGACTTGGCCCTAGATTCGCTCATTCCCGACTCTCCCACCCAGCCCTACGACGTCCGCGAGGTTATTGAGGCCCTGGCAGACGATGGAGAGTACCTGGAAATCCAGGCCGATTATGCCGATAACGTGGTCATTGCCTACGGGCGTATTGAGGGCCAAACGGTGGGCTTTGTGGCCAACCAGCCCATGGTCTTTGCAGGCTGCTTGGACATCAACTCCTCCGAAAAGGCCGCGCGCTTTATCCGCACCTGCGATAGCTTCAATATCCCGATTGTGTTGCTTGTCGATGTCCCCGGCTTCCTACCCGGCGCTGACCAGGAGCACAACGGTATTTTGCGCCGCGGTGCCAAGTTGCTCTACGCCTACGGCGAGGCCACCGTTCCCAAGATTACAGTTACCATGCGCAAGGCTTATGGCGGCGCGTACTGCGTGATGGGGTCCAAAGGCTTGGGCGCTGACGTCAATCTGGCGTGGCCTACTGCCCAGATTGCAGTCATGGGTGCCGCTGGCGCGGTGGGCTTTATCTACCGCAAGGAGCTCAAGGCCGCAGAGGCCGCCGGTGAGGACGTCCAAGCCCTGGCCAAGGCTTTCGAGCGCGAATATGAGGACCACATGCTCAACCCCTACAAGGCCGCCGAGCGTGGGCTTATTGATGCCGTCATTCTTCCCTCGGAGACCCGCACTGCCATCGCTCAGAATCTGCGTCTCTACGCCGATAAGACTGTGGCGCGCCCGGGCCGCAAGCACGGCAACATCCCGCTCTAA
- a CDS encoding acyl-CoA carboxylase subunit epsilon, giving the protein MNQPLFSITNGNPAEEDVAALSAVLLQLRTATERETTSKERRAERAPLRHVQFY; this is encoded by the coding sequence ATGAACCAGCCACTGTTTTCCATCACCAACGGCAACCCCGCCGAAGAAGACGTCGCGGCGCTCAGCGCCGTCTTGCTGCAGCTGCGCACCGCCACCGAGCGTGAGACCACCTCCAAGGAACGCCGCGCCGAGCGCGCGCCCCTGCGCCACGTGCAGTTCTATTAA
- a CDS encoding carboxyl transferase domain-containing protein — MTDLKTTAGKIEDLHSKLAQARAPQGTQTAARQRVLSLLDADSFVETDALARHRSKDFGREHDRPYTDGVITGYGTVDGRKVCVYSLDATIFDGTLGEVTGEKIVKVYDLAIKTGVPLVGIVEAGAPRAQEGIVSLAFLGRIMQRATQASGLVPQITVSFGTVEFLPQALGDLTIVAQADGAPHAAESADAQSADTPGTLTAADPIACAKQVLGLLPSNNRAEAPRAAAPIMAGAIADNIREEDGVLNSLVDGGECDVEQIITTVAESTLRLSPGTALGRIEGRSVGLISVQEKLDPATARFIRLCDAFNIPLVTFVDAPELPHSPAQLAQVAHAYAAATVGKLTVVVRRALGSGYVVAGSKDLGADLAYAWPTAEIAVADATALAQTLGVDDASEFLTPYQAAERGLVDAVIEPATTRGYLIEGLRLLERKYVPTPPKKLSNIIL; from the coding sequence ATGACTGATCTGAAGACCACTGCGGGCAAGATCGAGGATCTGCACTCGAAGCTCGCGCAGGCCCGCGCCCCGCAGGGGACGCAGACCGCGGCGCGGCAACGAGTACTGAGCTTGTTGGATGCGGACTCGTTTGTGGAAACGGATGCGCTGGCGCGTCACCGTTCGAAGGACTTCGGGCGCGAGCATGACCGCCCGTACACAGACGGCGTGATCACTGGTTACGGCACCGTGGATGGCCGCAAAGTCTGCGTATATTCACTGGATGCCACCATTTTTGATGGCACTCTGGGTGAGGTCACAGGCGAGAAGATAGTCAAGGTCTATGACTTGGCCATCAAGACGGGTGTGCCGCTGGTGGGCATCGTCGAAGCTGGTGCGCCGCGCGCGCAGGAGGGCATTGTTTCCCTGGCGTTCCTTGGCCGCATCATGCAGCGCGCCACGCAGGCGTCGGGTTTGGTGCCCCAGATTACGGTGTCTTTTGGCACGGTGGAGTTCCTGCCGCAGGCCTTGGGCGACCTAACCATTGTGGCCCAGGCCGATGGTGCGCCCCACGCCGCTGAGTCTGCCGATGCCCAGTCTGCCGATACCCCCGGCACCCTCACCGCCGCAGACCCCATCGCGTGCGCGAAGCAGGTGCTGGGTTTGCTGCCGTCGAATAACCGCGCCGAAGCCCCACGTGCTGCGGCCCCGATTATGGCCGGTGCCATTGCCGATAACATCCGCGAGGAAGACGGCGTGCTCAACAGCCTGGTAGACGGCGGCGAATGCGACGTGGAACAGATCATCACCACGGTGGCGGAGTCGACGCTGCGCTTGAGCCCCGGCACCGCGCTGGGCCGGATCGAGGGCCGCTCCGTGGGGCTCATTAGTGTTCAAGAGAAACTAGACCCGGCCACTGCCCGGTTTATCCGCCTGTGCGATGCCTTCAATATCCCGCTGGTGACCTTTGTGGACGCCCCGGAGCTACCCCACTCCCCCGCACAGCTGGCGCAGGTAGCCCACGCCTATGCGGCGGCTACCGTGGGCAAGCTGACCGTGGTGGTGCGTCGTGCGCTCGGCAGCGGCTACGTGGTGGCGGGCTCAAAAGATTTGGGCGCAGACCTGGCCTATGCCTGGCCTACTGCCGAAATCGCGGTGGCGGATGCAACGGCGTTGGCGCAGACACTGGGCGTGGACGACGCCTCGGAGTTCCTCACCCCCTACCAGGCGGCAGAGCGCGGCTTGGTCGATGCCGTCATTGAGCCTGCCACCACCCGCGGCTACCTCATTGAGGGCCTGCGTCTGCTGGAGCGCAAGTACGTCCCCACCCCGCCGAAGAAGCTCAGCAACATCATCCTGTAG
- a CDS encoding acyl-CoA carboxylase subunit epsilon yields MSGNPTPEEIAALTALLNELDARAREDAAQVHVPRDRWGTEDDQYNPSAHLNVRYY; encoded by the coding sequence TTGAGCGGCAATCCCACCCCGGAGGAAATTGCTGCGCTCACCGCGTTGCTCAACGAATTGGATGCGCGGGCTCGTGAGGACGCCGCGCAGGTTCATGTCCCCCGCGATCGCTGGGGCACTGAAGACGACCAGTACAACCCCTCGGCGCACTTGAACGTGCGCTACTACTAA
- a CDS encoding Maf family protein produces MRLVLASASPSRAGILRAAGVEPVLHPADVDERGIEKLLAGQPAAEVVAALAEAKAQAVAGNYPQDVVIGADSMLLLGGKLQGKPHTPERTIERWCEQAGKEAVLLTGHCIIGPHGQRWEETSATTVRFAAASASDIAVYAATGEPLECAGAFTLEALGGWFIDSIEGDPSSVIGLSLPVVRRALYSFGLDVSSFWA; encoded by the coding sequence ATGCGCCTTGTGCTTGCCTCAGCCTCACCGTCTCGCGCGGGCATTCTGCGCGCCGCGGGCGTGGAACCGGTGCTGCATCCGGCGGATGTGGACGAAAGGGGTATCGAAAAGCTCCTGGCCGGACAGCCTGCGGCAGAGGTGGTGGCTGCGCTCGCGGAGGCGAAAGCCCAGGCCGTGGCCGGGAACTACCCGCAGGATGTAGTGATTGGCGCAGATTCCATGCTGCTGCTTGGCGGTAAGCTGCAGGGCAAACCACACACCCCGGAGCGCACCATCGAGCGTTGGTGTGAGCAAGCCGGCAAAGAAGCGGTGCTGCTGACCGGGCATTGCATTATAGGGCCTCATGGGCAGCGGTGGGAAGAGACCTCGGCAACCACGGTGCGCTTTGCGGCGGCATCGGCAAGCGACATTGCTGTCTACGCCGCCACGGGCGAACCGCTGGAGTGCGCGGGCGCGTTTACCCTGGAAGCCCTGGGCGGGTGGTTTATTGACTCCATCGAGGGAGACCCCTCCTCCGTCATCGGGCTGTCCCTGCCTGTGGTGCGCCGGGCGCTGTATTCCTTCGGCTTGGACGTCAGCAGCTTCTGGGCCTAG
- a CDS encoding DUF3151 domain-containing protein — protein MEMKDMLAPAPILLPEDPAGAASSDELADAVAAPSSPAAWARLAEAELARVRADEALPTAYITAYAYARTGYHRSLDRLRANGWKGWGPVPFSHPANQGVLRSWAALAHAAQAIGEQEEYDRLRQMLSDADPESVAALLD, from the coding sequence ATGGAAATGAAAGACATGCTTGCCCCCGCCCCCATTTTGCTGCCTGAGGACCCTGCGGGTGCTGCCAGCAGCGATGAGCTTGCCGATGCCGTGGCCGCCCCCAGCTCTCCTGCCGCCTGGGCCCGCCTGGCCGAAGCCGAATTAGCGCGGGTGCGTGCCGATGAGGCCCTGCCCACCGCCTATATCACCGCCTATGCCTACGCACGCACCGGCTATCACCGCAGTTTAGACCGGCTGCGCGCCAACGGCTGGAAGGGGTGGGGCCCGGTGCCCTTTAGCCACCCCGCCAACCAGGGAGTGCTGCGTTCCTGGGCGGCGCTGGCACATGCCGCGCAGGCCATTGGAGAGCAGGAGGAATACGACCGCCTGCGCCAGATGCTCTCTGACGCAGACCCCGAATCCGTGGCCGCACTTCTGGACTAG